CAGTGTAGCTTTATCTATCACCATGTACAAAACAGTGCGTCACGGTGAAAATAGTCTTCAATACACTATCCTTCCGCAAACCGAGGAAGTGTTAAACAACAGTGGAATGAAAGGAAAAGGTCGAGATTTCAGCCCATCAATTCACATAATACGATCAAGAAAAAGGAGACCGatgaaatatgttttaattgCAATATTCGGAATGATTATTGCACTAGCACTTGCTTGTGTACCCCTGTACGTTATGGACTGGGATGACTGCACGCGTAAGGTTCATCACGAAATAACAACACCAGCATTATCTCCAAGTGGCAGAGAATTTATTCGTTCTCGAAAGAAGGAATTGAAAATATTACCAGATCTTATGACTGTGCAGCCAATGCCGGAAAAATATATCCAAACAACGACTACTCCAGTTCAAGCCACTAGTTCTAGTTCAACATCTCCACCCTTGAAttctgaaataaattttaatcagcCATGGATTATCCCTGCGTTAAGATCATGGAAAGCTCCAGTTTCATCAACTTCTCTGCCAACTGAAAAAATCGCTGGAATCTCAGTTATTTCAACGGCGTCAGTTAGTGGTGTTCGTCTATTAGACCACTACATGTCTATGAAGTCATGGGACAAAGA
The genomic region above belongs to Leptidea sinapis chromosome 31, ilLepSina1.1, whole genome shotgun sequence and contains:
- the LOC126974109 gene encoding uncharacterized protein LOC126974109, which produces MYKTVRHGENSLQYTILPQTEEVLNNSGMKGKGRDFSPSIHIIRSRKRRPMKYVLIAIFGMIIALALACVPLYVMDWDDCTRKVHHEITTPALSPSGREFIRSRKKELKILPDLMTVQPMPEKYIQTTTTPVQATSSSSTSPPLNSEINFNQPWIIPALRSWKAPVSSTSLPTEKIAGISVISTASVSGVRLLDHYMSMKSWDKDTIIRPTVTSEHVTFRAVFNYYSNPPIPSEKPTDKTSFEDVLITTKAPTTKLMASTDVTSTSEVNLFKDLKETLLSVDDDDEFKESLEVDEVFSLPSIKPNAEVPVSDSDEVTVSRTVVGSKGLKWPFDFSVLQTWSNRFFSDQHLIYKILPLLIPLSSILIMIVMCIYMVKLRRILCPKVDKAGNTTDHTELLTAENPEEAEE